The window GCGATATGTGCTGCATTCCCGGATCGTGCGGCTCATCCTGCTTCGCCTGGCGATCTTCCTGGTGCCCGCCAACGCGCTCTGGGCGCTCCTCCCGATCATCGCCGGAGGGTCCCTCGGGCTCTCCGCGAGCGGCTACGGACTCCTGTTGGCCGCGCTGGGCGCAGGCTCCATCGTGGGGGCGTTCGTGCTCCCGTGGGCCCGGCGGGTCGCCGCCTTCAACGGGGTCGTGCTCGCCTCGTCGGCCGTCTTCGGCGCGGGGCTCGTCGTCCTCGTCGTCTCACCGACGCTGTGGGTGACGTTCCCGGTTCTCGTGGCCACGGGCCTGGCGTGGATCGGGGTGATCGCGACCATCAACGGCACCATCCAGGCGTTCCTCCCGGTCTGGGTGCGCACTCGAGGTCTGTCGTTCTACCAGCTCGTGCTCTTCGGCGGCACAGCCGTCGGATCCGCCCTCGCGGGGACACTCGCCGCCGTATGGGACCCCGGGGTCGTCGTCATCGGAGCGGGGATCCTCTGCGGGCTGGGTGCGCTCTCCCTGCTCGTCTGGCCCCTGCCGAAGACCGAGGGCATCGGGCGCGACATCGTCGAGGTCCCGGGGGTCGACGACGAGCCTCGCGCAGACGGTCGCGACGACGCGGCCGTGCTCGTCCTCATCCGCTATACCGTTCCGGAGGACCGGAGAGCGGAGTTCCTGACGGTCATGTCGCAGGTCAGACAGACCCGGCTGCGCACGGGAGGCCGCGACTGGCAGCTCTACGCCGACGCGGGTGACGCCGACCTCGTCGTGGAGGCATTCACCGTGGGGTCGTGGCGGGAGCACGTGAGCCAGCACGAGGGCCGCGTCACCGAGTTCGACGGCGAGCTGATCTCCCGCGCCTGGGCGATGAGCGCCACCACCCCCGTCGCGACGCACCTTCTCGCGCTTCCACATGCGGGACGTCCGCCGAACCGGCGCCACGGCGGGGGATGAACCCGGGTATCACCGGACGGCACGGCGCCCGGCGGACGGGTCTCGGCGACGTCGCGACGGAAGTCGAAGAGCGGTCGCTCGCCTCCTCGCTACATTCGGCCTCACCCACCT is drawn from Microbacterium hatanonis and contains these coding sequences:
- a CDS encoding MFS transporter; this translates as MADQQLEPPPAAKHREWASGFAPLTVPIFRLVWLASIISNIGSWMQTVGAQWLLVEADSSALLVALVQTASAAPVLMFAIPSGVIGEFLNRRLVLLYSQAIQFIVVLVLTYLTWAGQTTTTILLASTFVLGTISAIQLPAFQALVPDIVPRNMLVDAASLSSIGVNIARAVGPAIAGLVVAQFGVAAVFLLNAASFVVFLGVLLFWKTYRPPVARHEPFVDATRAGTRYVLHSRIVRLILLRLAIFLVPANALWALLPIIAGGSLGLSASGYGLLLAALGAGSIVGAFVLPWARRVAAFNGVVLASSAVFGAGLVVLVVSPTLWVTFPVLVATGLAWIGVIATINGTIQAFLPVWVRTRGLSFYQLVLFGGTAVGSALAGTLAAVWDPGVVVIGAGILCGLGALSLLVWPLPKTEGIGRDIVEVPGVDDEPRADGRDDAAVLVLIRYTVPEDRRAEFLTVMSQVRQTRLRTGGRDWQLYADAGDADLVVEAFTVGSWREHVSQHEGRVTEFDGELISRAWAMSATTPVATHLLALPHAGRPPNRRHGGG